A window of Candidatus Pantoea floridensis contains these coding sequences:
- the sbcD gene encoding exonuclease subunit SbcD, with amino-acid sequence MRIIHTADWHLGQFFYSKSRAREHQAFLDWLLDQIVQHQVDALIIAGDLFDTGSPPSYAREMFNRFVVALQPCGCQLVVLAGNHDSVATLNESRELLACLNTQVITSATPQGEQQVLTLKQRDGAPGALLCAIPYLRPRDILRSQAGQSGREKQLSLLEAIEQHYQQCFAAAQAQREALTNKLPIIATGHLTTVGVTKSDSVRDIYIGTLDAFPAQAFPPADYIALGHIHRAQRIANSDHIRYSGSPIPLSFDELGREKSVFLLEFSATLDAVTPLTIPLFQPMQMLKGSMAEIEHQLAQFSERASEHPTWLDIEITTQEYLSDLQRRIEALTENLPVEVLLVRRSREQRQRSLERLENETLSELKVEEVFARRLAQEEQLDAEQAEQLTLMFRRQLAALENPSA; translated from the coding sequence ATGCGCATCATTCACACCGCTGACTGGCATCTTGGCCAGTTCTTTTACAGTAAAAGTCGCGCCAGGGAACATCAGGCGTTTCTCGACTGGCTGCTGGATCAGATTGTGCAGCATCAGGTGGATGCGCTGATTATCGCCGGCGATCTGTTTGATACCGGTTCGCCGCCGAGCTATGCGCGTGAAATGTTTAACCGCTTTGTGGTGGCGCTGCAGCCCTGCGGCTGTCAGCTGGTGGTGCTGGCGGGCAATCACGATTCGGTTGCCACCCTGAATGAATCGCGCGAGCTGCTGGCCTGCCTGAATACCCAGGTGATCACCAGCGCCACACCGCAGGGCGAGCAGCAGGTGCTAACGCTGAAGCAGCGCGATGGCGCGCCGGGCGCGCTGCTGTGCGCCATTCCTTACCTGCGCCCGCGCGATATTCTGCGCAGCCAGGCCGGACAATCCGGGCGCGAGAAACAGCTTTCGCTGCTGGAAGCGATCGAGCAGCACTACCAGCAGTGCTTTGCCGCCGCCCAGGCGCAGCGCGAGGCGCTGACGAACAAACTGCCCATTATCGCCACCGGCCATCTCACCACCGTTGGCGTCACCAAAAGTGACTCGGTGCGCGACATCTATATCGGCACGCTGGATGCCTTCCCGGCGCAGGCGTTTCCACCGGCTGATTACATCGCGCTCGGCCACATTCATCGCGCACAGCGCATCGCTAACAGCGACCATATTCGCTACAGCGGCTCGCCGATCCCGCTCAGCTTTGACGAACTTGGGCGTGAAAAGAGCGTGTTTCTACTGGAGTTCAGCGCCACGCTTGATGCCGTTACGCCGTTGACCATTCCACTATTCCAGCCGATGCAGATGCTTAAAGGCTCAATGGCGGAGATCGAACATCAGCTGGCGCAGTTCAGCGAGCGTGCCAGCGAACATCCCACCTGGCTGGATATTGAGATCACTACGCAGGAATATCTCAGCGATTTGCAGCGCCGCATCGAAGCATTAACAGAAAATCTACCGGTTGAAGTGCTGCTGGTGCGCCGCAGCCGCGAACAGCGGCAGCGCAGCCTGGAACGTCTGGAAAACGAAACCCTGAGCGAATTAAAAGTCGAAGAGGTTTTTGCCCGCCGCCTGGCGCAGGAAGAGCAGCTGGATGCTGAGCAGGCCGAGCAGCTGACGCTGATGTTCCGCCGCCAGCTTGCAGCGCTGGAGAATCCATCCGCATGA
- the phoR gene encoding phosphate regulon sensor histidine kinase PhoR, with amino-acid sequence MLERLSWKRLLIELALVCLPALVLGLLFGYLPWLLLIAVTGVLFWHFRNLMRLSHWLWVDRSMTPPAGRGSWEPLFYGLYQMQLRNRRRRRELGNLIKRFRSGAESLPDAVVLTTEEGTIFWCNGLAQQHLGLRWPEDNGQNILNLLRYPEFSRYIRQRNFDAPLTQILNNQHHMEFRVMPYSEGQWLMVARDVTQMHQLEGARRNFFANVSHELRTPLTVLQGYLEMMDDAVMNERTRSKALHTMQEQTRRMDSLVKQLLTLSRIEAAPAIDLKETVDVPGMLLLLQREAETLSQGRHTLHFHTDPHLKVFGNDEQLRSAISNLVYNAVNHTPEGTRIDISWLRTKQGAQFKVCDDGPGISEQHLPRLTERFYRVDKARSRATGGSGLGLAIVKHALGHHNARLEITSVPHQETCFSFLLPPRLIVANVAQERVNT; translated from the coding sequence GTGCTGGAACGACTCTCCTGGAAGAGATTGTTGATTGAGCTGGCGCTGGTGTGTTTACCTGCGCTGGTGCTCGGTCTGTTGTTCGGTTATCTGCCGTGGCTGCTACTGATTGCCGTCACCGGCGTGTTGTTTTGGCACTTCAGGAATCTCATGCGCTTGTCGCACTGGCTATGGGTCGATCGCTCCATGACGCCGCCTGCCGGGCGCGGTAGCTGGGAACCGCTGTTTTACGGTTTGTATCAGATGCAGCTGCGTAACCGCCGGCGTCGGCGCGAGCTGGGTAACCTGATCAAACGTTTCCGTAGCGGCGCAGAATCGCTGCCGGATGCCGTGGTGCTCACCACCGAAGAGGGCACCATTTTCTGGTGTAATGGCCTGGCGCAGCAGCATCTGGGCTTGCGCTGGCCAGAGGATAACGGGCAGAACATCCTCAACTTACTGCGCTATCCCGAGTTTTCCCGCTATATCCGTCAGCGCAATTTTGACGCGCCGCTGACGCAGATCCTCAATAATCAGCATCATATGGAATTCCGCGTGATGCCTTACAGTGAAGGGCAATGGCTGATGGTGGCGCGCGATGTCACCCAGATGCACCAGCTGGAAGGCGCGCGACGTAACTTCTTTGCCAACGTTAGTCATGAACTGCGCACGCCGCTCACCGTGTTGCAGGGTTATCTGGAAATGATGGATGACGCAGTGATGAACGAGCGCACGCGCAGCAAAGCGCTGCACACCATGCAAGAGCAAACGCGCCGCATGGACAGCCTGGTAAAACAGTTGCTGACCTTATCGCGTATTGAAGCGGCGCCGGCCATCGATCTGAAAGAGACGGTAGATGTGCCGGGCATGCTGCTGCTGCTGCAGCGTGAAGCAGAAACGTTAAGTCAGGGACGTCATACCCTCCATTTCCATACCGACCCGCATCTCAAAGTATTTGGCAATGATGAGCAACTGCGCAGCGCCATTTCCAATCTGGTGTACAACGCTGTGAACCACACGCCGGAAGGGACGCGTATCGACATCAGCTGGCTGCGTACCAAACAAGGCGCGCAGTTTAAGGTGTGCGATGACGGCCCCGGCATCAGCGAGCAGCACTTGCCGCGCCTGACTGAACGCTTCTATCGCGTGGATAAAGCACGTTCGCGCGCCACCGGCGGTAGCGGGCTAGGGCTGGCGATCGTGAAACACGCGTTGGGCCATCATAATGCGCGGCTGGAGATCACCAGCGTGCCGCATCAGGAAACCTGCTTCAGCTTTCTTCTGCCACCACGGTTGATTGTGGCTAACGTGGCTCAAGAGCGTGTTAACACCTAG
- the phoB gene encoding phosphate response regulator transcription factor PhoB, which translates to MAKRILVVEDEAPIREMLCFVLEQNDYQPIEAEDYDSAIGKLIEPWPDLILLDWMLPGGSGIQFIKHLKREAMTRDIPVMMLTARGEEEDRVRGLEVGADDYITKPFSPKELMARIKAVMRRISPMAVEEVIEMQGLSLDPSSHRVMSETTPLEMGPTEYKLLHFFMTHPERVYSREQLLNHVWGTNVYVEDRTVDVHIRRLRKALELTGHDRMVQTVRGTGYRFSARY; encoded by the coding sequence ATGGCTAAGCGCATTTTGGTTGTGGAAGACGAAGCTCCCATCCGTGAAATGTTATGTTTCGTGCTGGAACAGAATGATTACCAGCCTATTGAGGCGGAAGATTATGACAGCGCGATTGGTAAGCTGATCGAACCCTGGCCTGATTTAATTCTGCTGGATTGGATGTTGCCCGGTGGCAGTGGCATTCAATTTATTAAACATTTGAAACGCGAAGCGATGACGCGCGACATTCCGGTGATGATGCTGACGGCGCGTGGTGAAGAGGAAGATCGCGTGCGTGGTCTGGAAGTGGGCGCGGATGATTACATCACCAAGCCGTTCTCGCCGAAAGAGTTGATGGCGCGTATCAAAGCGGTCATGCGCCGAATTTCACCGATGGCGGTGGAAGAGGTGATTGAGATGCAGGGTTTAAGCCTCGATCCCTCCTCGCATCGCGTGATGTCCGAAACCACGCCGCTGGAGATGGGACCGACCGAATATAAATTACTGCACTTCTTTATGACCCACCCGGAACGCGTCTACAGTCGCGAGCAGCTGTTGAACCACGTCTGGGGCACCAATGTGTATGTCGAAGATCGTACCGTCGATGTGCATATTCGCCGTTTACGCAAAGCGCTGGAGCTCACCGGCCACGATCGCATGGTTCAAACCGTTCGCGGAACAGGGTATCGTTTCTCTGCCCGCTACTAA